The nucleotide window aactcatacgcgaccggatacactcgtttccacggccacgacaacaacaatcgatcgcgtctgtgtgtattataagaactaaatggggaaaaacatgtgtttgtggtcaccggtgctcgggagaggactttaattcaaggattgcgtgaggtatgttcacgtacttttaatatgatacggctcgcaagcaggcaacaaaacgttatgtagcctagcaagctagtgctagcactaacggttgtaaaggcgttctgtcgaatcatgctctaaagttctgGTGGTgtgaagtaatgtaattacaataaagtgatttaattacagtaagttaggacccattatttctgtcatgttgtaatgttggtttgacctgactgattagaatacatgacctgactagagcagtgatttccaacctttatggagccaaggcacatattttacaattgaataatcacacggcacaccaacaaaaatgtcacaaaaattggatacattaattactgtatgtacttcctgccatctattAAAAGAGcaattatttgttctgtctgtcactatggctcactggcataaatagatgaacaaaaatatatttattgtaaaaatttttagagcaattaagtaaatgaacaagtcatttaaaaagacccattgctccatcttgtgatcagatcggtgatcggttatcgttttttattAAACTCTGTGAACCCCAAAACcccgatcgtgtaaagcctactctTTACCAACTCATTTATGCCGGGGTGGAGGGTTCAACCTGCCAGCTTTCTTTTACAAGATGACAGAAGTATCGCTCGTCTCACAGACCGAAGAGCCGGAAAATGATTATGTACGCCaaataggcaaaaaaaaagaattattggATATTTTCTTGAATGTAAATAATactgatggaaaaatgtaaataaattatcatgtgttgtgcttttctgcttacttctagttagagaaatgttttatcactgcgTGCAAAGCTTTCTCCCACAGGATGAGTCATGTGATTGCAGGTGCAAGGACAAACTTGAGCCGAGGAGTTTTCCTGTGGCTTGATAAGAAGTATataaaccacaacaaagagtGTTATGTGCTGATCACATGAGTTACAACAAGCATGTATGCCCCCACCTTTTTGACGTTGTAACTCATATGTAACAAGGGAACTGCCCTAAAGTAATAAAAAGAGAGAATCAGGAAGAGTGAACTCAGAAATGGTTGGAGACTGTAACTAAGTACACTCTTGGCTGTTTTCTCcttgcaagtctgaaaactgaactacctctgtgtctgtcttgattttttacaagtgttttaggtgtcttgaacctgacaaATACTATAATAAATTTTCACATAAGTGGTGCACAGGTGTGCATGTACATTGAAAATACTAAAAGCGTACCAGATTCATGTGTGACTGCGTGCCAAGAACTTTACATTTTGGGTTTGGTGGTGGGTGGGGATGGGGGGACGCCACCAGTAGTGTTGTGTCGTTCGCAGACGACTTGTTCAAAAGACTGAATCTGTTGAGTAAACGTACTGATTGGAATCCCTTCATGAACAGATTTGTTCCGTTCTTAGTTCAGTTGAGCTCAGCTGCGTGTGCCACACAAGAAACTCAGCCGCAAACGGCACCACTTGTGGGGTGGCGACGGTGGCTCATGAGCGCGGAGGGACTACGATGACGTCTTTAAAGAAAACTGGTCTGTGGAGCATAAAATACTGCAGGCTGCTGCCCAAGACAACTGAGCCATATCAGCTGATTGCAGTCTCGTactgtaatataagaataaaaaataaaaatagtgtgtATCCACCGCAAGAAAATCACACATATCTGGATTCGTCTTTAAAAGATCTGTCTCATCATGCTGGTCTCATGTAAATCAATTCATCTTTGAAATTTTACACACATACCTACTTTAAGTTCATACAGTGAAGTTGGTGGGCAAGGAAAAAGCCTTGCACCAACAACCTTTGATGCCCCTTTGAGAACGAGATCAAAATTGTTATGCACCTCCCTGACTATAATTACGTTTACCTCACTCAtagaaaacaataaacaaaacatgagccAGTCAAACAATTACTTGTAGAGTGGAAATCTAAATAGAGGCATGTAGGaaacaccaaataaaaaaaatgccatatAAAACATCCAGGCAAAGGAGGAATAAGGAAAGCAGTATGTATCaatgacaaaaagaaacaaatattgcaGCTCATCGTATGAGCTATGTCCTGCTCCATTAGTGAACTTTCCTTTTCCTTGATCGGTAACGTCTCCTCCTCTGCTTGTATAGATATCGGAAATTGATGAAGAGTCCTGAGGAAGAAAAGAAACGCTggtcaatatttatttaatggaCTCAAAGCACACTTGcacaataaacacaaataatcccagaaatgcaattaatccatccatccatttttttcacacacacattcggacctgctggcaatttagagtcttcaattaacctaccatgtttttgggatctgggaggaaaccggagtgcccggagaaaacccatgcaggcacggggaaaacatgcaaactccacacaggcggggccggggattgaaccccggtcctcagaactgtgaggcagacgctctaaccaatctttCCCCGTGCCACGCAATTAATACAACATAACGTAAAtgcaatttgttgttgtttttaaaaggaGATTCTATTATGGAAAAACTTCAGGAGTGTCATACGTTACCAATTGCTGTATGAGAGAAATATCACATTAATTCACTCAGTCATTAAATCAGCAGAAACAACAATGGGTGAAGATGCAAGTGTGCGGTTGCTCCCTTACCCAAGAACAGGAGAACCAGGTAGAGCTGCAGAGTATATGAGAAGCTGAAGTAGTGTCCCAGCAGtgcaggcagagggaggctGAACAGCTGTGTTGCATCAAAGATGGGGAGGGACTGGATCACAGCAACCGCTACACAAATCCATAGAAAGACAAGCTGTTACCAACACATAAAATGTACCGTATTACCTCTACTCCTTACAGGGGCAATTACCTTCAGCCACAACCCCAAGTGGGTACAGTGGGATCCAAAGGCTGTATCTGAGCCATGTCAACAGCTTCCACTCTGTGCCAATGCAGGCCAGCATGTAGAAAGGGTACCTAACAATGAGAAGCTGAATCAGCCAGAGAGCCATCATCGTCATCAGCAGCAGTGTTGATAGCTTACCTGAAGACTTCAATGGTGCTCCACAGGTAGAACACGAAGAAGACGACAGGTTTTTTCTGCATCTCTTCCAAGCAGCCAAagatgacaaataaaatgacattccTCCCTGCTACCTGTGACATTGTATAAATAGATGTGTCTTTCATTCGTCTAAGACGATCACGAGTGAACATATGAAGAACATGCAATTATAAAGTGAGTAAAACTTCTTATTGAATATAGGAACAACTTTCCTTTACCTGTATCATGGCGGGGAAAAAGCCAGTTTTGACCAAGCCTAACAAGGGGTTAATCACCTCGAGCACGGCCATCATCTGACAGAAGTACATCACATCAGCTGTGACGTGGAAGGTATCATAAAATGAATCTGTGGAGAAGTAAGGAGAaaggagaaggaagaggaaCAAACCGCTATAATGAAACAGCACACTGCATGAGGCATTGAGCATAATCCTAATTAGTAATCATTGCCATTTGCAAGACAAATCCCCACTGTCTCCTTGTGTTTCGGTTCACtttaaataagaacaaaatgtgtaaaGAGAGTCCATCAGTGTTTCCTtgacctttttgttgttttcatgttAATGAAATGCACTGATGCGAATTATGTTTGCAATTAAAATCTAGCCAAAATAGTGGTCTAGTATTCAATCAAGTTCAAAAGCCTATCATGAGAACAAATGCATTACTACTGTTCTATTTAAGGCCCCCTAAACGAGATTCCCCTTTCAGATGTTTTATAGTTAGTGTTAAAGAATTGCGTTTCCTCCTCgtcaccctgctgacctatgactgcgcaccgacatacagctccaacctcttgCAGACGACACAGCTGTAGTGGTTAGGGTTGTTGTTAgatgttgctggtccaggagaggtcctcagtgacgtgcactcccaggaacttggtgctgggccccctctccaccgcagcaccgttgatgttcaggggagggGAGCATGTTGGGAGTGCACTCTCCTGAAGTTCACAACAATTTCCTTGGCCGTAGTCACGCTCAGGAAAAGATTGTTGTCCATGCCCCAGGCGGCTCATCTCACTCCTGGAGTCTGTCTCAtccccgttgctgatgagacctACCACAGTTGTCGTCTGCTAACTTGATGAAGAGGCTGGAGCTGTGTatcggtgtgcagtcataggtcagcagggtgaagaggagcGGGTTCAACACACGTCCGTGAGGAGCCCCCGTGTTCAGGGTAATGGTGCTGGATGTTTTGCTGCCGAACTGTATtgcctgcggtctccctgtcagaaagtccagcagccagttgcacattgaagtgttgagccccagctggtccagttTGCGAATCAGTTGTCaggggatgatggtattgaatgctgagctgaagtctatcaACAGCATTCTAACatgagtccttagagtccaggtgatgtggtgcatgactagccgctcgaagcacttcatcaggatgggagtgagCGCTACTGGACGGTAGTGATTGAAGCAGGAGGGAGACGACTTCTTCgggaccgggatgatggtggtggctttgaagcacgCAGGGACAACAGcctgactcaaggaggtgttgAAGGTGTCCGTGAAAACATCTGTAAGTTCAGCTGTACAGCCCCTCAGAACACGACCAGGTATGTCATCTGGGCCCGGGGCTGTACGTGCGTTGATCTTGCCAAGGGATCTTCTCAAGCTGTCCCGGGTCAATGTCAGCACATGGTCACCAGGAGAGGGTGCAGAATGGTGTCCAGGTGTGCTTTGTGTGTCTCGAAGCGAGCAAAGAAGTTGTTTAGCTCATTCAGCAGGGAGGTGTCACAGGTCTGTGGTGAGGATTTGTAGTCCGTAATGATCTGAATACCTCCCCACAGCctcctggtgtcactgctgttACTGAAGTGGTGGGCGATCCTCCTACagtactccctcttggcctccctgatgcCACGGGACAAATTGGCCCTAGCTGTCCTCACCccctcctcatccccagatCTAAAAGCAGCGTTACGGACCTTCAATAGTCTGTAGACCGCCGTTGTAACCCATGACTTCTGATTAGCATGAACAGTGATGGACTTAGTtgtggtgacatcatccatgcacttgccAATGTAGGCGgtaacagtctctgtgtactcctgaaggTCAGTGATGGAGTTGTCAGTGGCAGCCTGTTTTaacatggtccagtctgtggtggaaaaacagttttgaaGTACCTCTAGGGACCTTTCTGACCACACCTGTAACCGTTTCCTAACTGGTTGCGTgactttaaccagtggtctgtAAACTGGCATTAGCATTACAGTGAGGTGGTCTGAGGCACTGAGGTGGGGGAGTGGAAGGGCCTTGTAGGCTCCTCTCAGAGGGGTAAAAACGTTTTCCAGAGTGTTATTTCCCTGTGTTGGAAATTGAATGCTGTTATACTAGTTATAGGAGACATATCTTAGGACTTGTCGTATAAACCATACAATATAATTCTCGTTATCAATTCTTATAGTATTCCTGGATTTAGTATTTAGTATGAGATTGCTTACACTCGTGGTCCAACAGTAAccttgaaaaaacattttagtttgtgCAACATGTTCGCAGTGTGTGTCTTTGGATAAGCgggggggaaacaaataaaaataaataaatactaatcaagcaagtcaagtcgagtcaccACTAAATTTCAAACAAGTCGAGTCAAATCATTACTTGATTtcagcaagtcaagtcatacaagcttgctccagtcgcaacatgtattggagtggtaataatttattttccccataaatcataacacaaaaaaggtattcacaccttataaatgaacaacaactgagattatgagTGATTgctttgaattgttttaaagttatatttcaaacaatttaactgaactttatttctgaacaaactatgctgtgtacCTTTTGGTGAAGCCTTGTAACTCTTCTTAAGAGAACACAATTAAGCAAAGGCCAAGACTAttttctgttggtcaaatataattagatgtgAACCTAATGAGCTCATGCAGAATGACAGAGATTTATAATTAAgggaataatacatgacataaaaatgttgccatccttcaaaaaaaaaaaaaaaaaaacatttgaacaaactCTGCATTCCTCTTCTCTCCTCTACTTTAATTAAACCACTTAATCGGGTTTGTCaatttatttagaagcactgactcagaaaaattgtcattagattaaacgttatgtttcatatgctgtggtctcaattttaaaaacagtgcAGAGAGCTTTATCAAAACGccgacacaacagatgacattttgatggtgACACTTAAAAACGTTCACTCGTATGACAATTATAGTCACACGTAGCCACTCataatttgtactgtacttagtaATAGTGGAACGCACTTTTGTCAACGATTGCGATTGTCGTGATCGTAATGCAAAGTGATCCGATACAGCACTTATAACGCACCTGGCATCTTTTAGCCCTTTCGACATGCCCGCAAACATCTCCGcaactgttttctttttattaaatcTCCACAATGCTAGCAACACCGCTTCACTTCTGCATTCAGCGTTTCGCATTATATTTTAGGGGCTACTTTCTCTTCTAGCATGAGCtagagagacagaaagagaaaaggagaTACTTTTGCATGCCTATGAACCGAGACGAAAGGTTCAGACAATTATCATAAAGTGTTACTTAGCTGTACTGAAACGTTAACAATcagaggatttttatttttaatcttcccaaaccagtctatgaaTCTTATGTTTGACGAGGTGGtgaaactgttaaattagctcagctgtctttgtgagttttgtagtgacggatgaagttcaacgtcgttgttgttgtctttaatGTGCGAGTTGCAAGCCATGCAGGctgccatcctctttttgcagacttcatcgacaacataatccttgaatccaaattgtattatctttggagctccttccattGTTCTTCATGAAGGTGACTACGTCACACTGGCAAGTGCGCAACAATGCAGAAAGTGTTGCCAGATTGACGCGAATGACCCACCCAAAACGTTTcttactttcaaaataaaaaggcaaactCTCAATtcaaatgcagatttccaactcgaaacaagatgacttgtcaagtcatgtagttcaagtcaaagtcaagtcaagtcaacacAGAAGGCCGTGGCAACCCTTGGACCGCTAACCCACACCGCAACACTGACCACCACCACTAAACCAAACTTAACATTGTTAAGCTATGTCACATAGTCAATTTGAAGGTGTAATAAGTTTGAGTCTCTGTCGGCTTTGCCCTCTGTTGGCAGTGCATTACAAACCTTGACCAAGAATGAAGAGCCGTACGGTCATGTGGACAAAGATCCAGGAGAATCCAAGGAACTGCACCAGATTGTACATAAATAAGTAGCCTTTCTTCAGGCCGAGGTGGACTATGGAAGAAGAATGAAGTGAAAAGAAAGTGATGACGACTATCATGTCTGATCGTTTTTGATTCGTATGCGGGTGAAATTTTCAACTGGACTCACGGTCTTTCTGAATTCTTGATTCCACATTTATCTTCTTTATCTGTTCTTCCTCCTGAAAGATAACAAACCATTATGTTACACATTAACcttttatttttccagaaattAATGAGAATGTCTgactacaggattttttttttgtcgagctACTGTTTTAAGGCTATACTTAAAAACATTGAAGTAAAACCTCACAATATATTCTGAATAGTAAATATTGTAGCACTTGGAACTTTTTTCTGATAAAGATGATGGTCTACATCTCATGGTGAAGACAGAGACAACTTTAAAGATGCCAAGAGCAGTATTTCTGTAACTCCAGACTTTGTTAAGAAAGAGGGATTTTCTGATGAAGGAATGTTAGATGTTGAAAAGCAGCCCAGCCCTTCATTTTAAACCTTAGCCTGAAGCTCCTTCTCAGCATCAGACTCATCCAGCCAGCGGttgaagtctggagccagaaaTAGAGGCTTCTTCTCCTGTAGCGTCAGACGGTCCCACCAGCGCTCTTCCTGCTTCTTGATTTTGATGTCAACCTGGTGCTGTGTTGACTTGTGTTCAATCTGAATGGAACACGGTGATGAAAGAACAACATGGGTAAGACATCAAATGTTCTCATCAGGGATTAAGTTAGGCAGCATCACATGCATTTGGCATCTTGGTTATGATACACCAATACGTTCAGTGAAAGCATACTGACTGACCTCATGGTGTACATACAAAGACATCAACACAAGCATTATACAATGACCATAAATCACAACAGTACCTGTATACAGTAACTAGTCAATCTAACCACTATCTCAAATGAATGATCCGACACTATCAGTCATGATTCTTAAATAGtactaaaaaggaaaaaatttgAAGTAGTTTGTTAAACAACCGCAACCAAAAAGACATAATTttgattcaacaaaaacaagctgCAAATAAAGTAAAGGGAAGGAATCTTTtaagttaccgtattttccgcaccataaggcgcaccggatTGTAAGGCGCAGTTTCAAtgacggggtctatttctgtacttaagccATACATAAGGCAAACCATATTATTCggcgcatgctaaaacaaggtaacggaagcaaaacagtgagtttggttgaactttattctcctacgtatttaaaaatactcgtcacattattttttgatcaatcttttatcacaaatccatcaaagtccttatCTCCTGTATGTGAATTGAAtagctgggcaatttcgccatcaaacatgccgggttccctctcgtcattgtcggagtcagtctcgttgccaggtggctgttcagcaatgatgccggctttcgcgaaagcttggacaacagtcaaagcagataccttagcccaagcatccacaagcCATTCACATATTgcggcgtaactcgcccggcactgcctcccagtcttagtaaaggtgtgttcgccgtctctcgtccatcgctcccacgccgctcgcaacttcactttgaacgccctgttttcaccaatgtccagcggttggagttctttTGTTAATCCTCcaggaatgatggcaagctccaaattcatttgtttcacttggtttttcacagtaGCGGTGATATGGGCGTGCATGGAGTCTCCTGCTTCCTCTACTTCCGAACCATAGAttcattgattttgaattctctcgcggctgctctatTTCCATTTAcaaccgcgtaactgatagcctgtagtatgaattgtgcctcgtaagcatgtctcttcgctgatgccattttcaggggtccttagccaaacaaagGTTTAGCAGCATACTGGAAGTACAGTATACCTACCGGAGTCGTGGCGGAGGGAAGCGTACGGACTGTACGTAGCTTAACGTAATGTTCTCTAATTGGTTTATCGCTGCCAGCGTACATAGTGTACGTATTACGTCCCTAGGTCGGCGGGAAATGGTCCGACAGTCAATCAAGCGGAGCGCTTACCCAAATCGcacaacatttttacagattttggaactcagtgcataCATAATGCGCACTGGGTTAAAAGCCGCACCgtcgatttttgagaaaattaaaggcttttaagtgagccttatagtgcggaaaatacggtagttgatTTCTATTTCACCCCTGCTGACCGACAGAAGGCAGGGCTGAAAGTACTGAATACTCGCTTGTATGCATTCAAAAAAGTATTGTGTTTATCGTAAAACTTAGCCTGGTGTTGCCACCCAGGCTACTCGGCCCTGCCTCCTATTTTCTCCATTTCACCTCCTTTTTCCTGGCGAAGGTGGCATTTGCATCCCCTATCTCAGTTTATGACTTCTCGAAGCAAGCCACCGATGGGGTGTCCCAACTCTGCTGTGTTTATAACTTTGAATGGTGGCCTTTGCTGGGGACGGTAGCGTCCACGCCACCCTTGTTGTGGCTTTTCATTGTGAGCCCCTTGCGGTATATAGTTTCCACGCGTGCCACAACTTAACTCTTGTCTCCCGTGACGTAACTGTTGCACCCAGGCTGCTCGACTGGTTTTGTTCATTCCTCATCTGCTGGTGTGATCATAAATATGAACATTAGAGCACCAGCGCGCTGTAGccgtcgtgcctacgtggagGCCATCTTGGGGAGGTTGTCGTTACCAtggaaggcaatgcatggacattgaaaataAGTCGTaacgtgcttttttttttttttttaaatagatttccGTGGGGCTTACTGTTGTGTCAACACTGATGCTATCAGTACGCAACGTTTGAATATACAGAGTGCAAGACGCAATGCATATCTGTGGGTGTGATTGTCACCACACATCCTGCTGGGTGGCTCTTGACCGTCTGGTTGGCCTGGTATTAGCACTAAGGCTGCCCGACCCTGCCA belongs to Phyllopteryx taeniolatus isolate TA_2022b unplaced genomic scaffold, UOR_Ptae_1.2 contig_24, whole genome shotgun sequence and includes:
- the LOC133473323 gene encoding very-long-chain (3R)-3-hydroxyacyl-CoA dehydratase-like, producing the protein MQILTPHVYWAQRHGEIYLRVELSDTKNLEINLQNNTIQFRALGHGARGDNEYKFSLEFLETIRPKIEHKSTQHQVDIKIKKQEERWWDRLTLQEKKPLFLAPDFNRWLDESDAEKELQAKEEEQIKKINVESRIQKDLHLGLKKGYLFMYNLVQFLGFSWIFVHMTVRLFILGQDSFYDTFHVTADVMYFCQMMAVLEVINPLLGLVKTGFFPAMIQVAGRNVILFVIFGCLEEMQKKPVVFFVFYLWSTIEVFRYPFYMLACIGTEWKLLTWLRYSLWIPLYPLGVVAEAVAVIQSLPIFDATQLFSLPLPALLGHYFSFSYTLQLYLVLLFLGLFINFRYLYKQRRRRYRSRKRKVH